From one Bacillus sp. FJAT-42376 genomic stretch:
- a CDS encoding STAS domain-containing protein has protein sequence MILNDELLKKTLDSAHVGVTVTDPSLHDNPIVYANHGFLEMTGYSIEDIIGKNCRFLQGKKTDPETVLKIKDAIYRNQSVLVEIFNYRKNGSAFWNELHIEPVYVESEQKTYFIGIQKNVTKQKEYMDRIIELSAPVVPIHDRLSVLPLIGELTAKRSEEILNTVSSYASDSADFAIIVDVSGLVKVEKNEVLGLLNLYSVLKMMGTEMILTGITPFLLLETSPELIGQLSGIRTFMTVKQAIDSFE, from the coding sequence ATGATTTTGAATGATGAATTATTGAAAAAAACCCTGGATTCTGCACATGTCGGGGTAACAGTGACGGACCCGTCCTTACATGATAATCCGATTGTTTATGCCAATCACGGTTTTCTTGAAATGACCGGTTATTCTATAGAGGACATAATCGGAAAAAATTGCCGCTTTCTTCAAGGTAAAAAAACGGATCCTGAAACGGTCTTAAAAATAAAAGATGCCATTTATCGAAACCAATCGGTCCTGGTGGAAATTTTCAATTACCGCAAAAACGGATCTGCCTTCTGGAATGAGCTTCATATCGAACCCGTATATGTTGAGAGTGAACAGAAAACTTATTTCATCGGAATCCAGAAAAATGTGACAAAGCAAAAAGAATACATGGACAGAATCATTGAACTGTCTGCACCGGTTGTTCCCATTCATGATCGCCTTTCCGTGCTTCCGCTAATCGGCGAACTGACAGCAAAGCGATCAGAGGAGATCTTGAATACCGTCTCCTCCTACGCATCCGATTCTGCTGATTTTGCAATCATTGTAGATGTTTCAGGACTCGTTAAAGTAGAGAAAAATGAAGTCCTGGGCCTGCTTAATCTTTATAGCGTACTGAAGATGATGGGGACTGAAATGATTTTGACCGGGATTACCCCATTCCTGCTGTTAGAGACAAGCCCGGAGCTCATCGGGCAACTGTCAGGCATTCGAACCTTTATGACTGTAAAGCAGGCGATTGACTCATTTGAATAA
- the mreBH gene encoding rod-share determining protein MreBH: MFSNTEIGIDLGTANILVYTKNKGIVLNEPSVVAIDTETKNVLAVGAEAKSMIGKTPGKIVAIRPLKDGVIADYDVTTEMLKQIMKKASKQLGFSIRKPSVVVCTPSGSTSVERRAIHDAVKNCGAKHVHLIEEPVAAAIGADLPVAEPVANVVVDIGGGTTEVAIISFGGVVSCHSIRIGGDQLDEDIVTYVRKKYNLLVGERTAEQIKIEIGYALVEHEELTMDVRGRDLVTGLPKTIELRSNEIQHAMKESLSHILEAIRATLEDCPPELSGDIVDRGVILTGGGALLNGMQDWLSKEIVVPVHLAPNPLESVAIGTGRSLSVIHKLQKAAK, translated from the coding sequence ATGTTTTCTAACACTGAAATTGGAATTGATCTTGGAACCGCCAATATATTGGTTTACACAAAAAACAAAGGAATTGTTTTAAATGAACCATCTGTGGTGGCCATTGATACAGAAACGAAAAACGTACTGGCTGTCGGTGCGGAAGCCAAAAGCATGATCGGAAAAACCCCTGGAAAAATCGTTGCAATCCGCCCTCTAAAAGATGGTGTCATCGCCGATTATGATGTAACGACCGAAATGCTGAAACAAATTATGAAAAAAGCAAGCAAACAGCTTGGATTCTCGATCCGTAAACCAAGTGTCGTTGTCTGCACCCCATCCGGCTCCACTTCTGTTGAACGCCGCGCCATTCATGATGCAGTCAAAAACTGTGGCGCCAAACACGTTCATTTGATTGAAGAGCCTGTCGCAGCTGCGATTGGCGCTGACTTGCCTGTGGCAGAGCCAGTGGCAAACGTAGTGGTGGATATCGGCGGAGGAACAACCGAAGTAGCGATCATTTCATTCGGCGGTGTTGTTTCCTGTCATTCTATCCGCATAGGAGGAGACCAGCTTGATGAGGATATAGTTACATATGTCCGTAAAAAATATAATCTGCTTGTCGGGGAACGGACGGCTGAACAGATTAAAATCGAAATCGGCTATGCATTGGTCGAACATGAAGAATTGACGATGGATGTGCGCGGACGCGATTTGGTGACCGGTCTTCCGAAAACCATTGAGCTGCGCTCGAATGAAATCCAGCATGCCATGAAAGAATCCCTTTCCCATATCCTTGAAGCCATTCGCGCGACTCTCGAGGATTGCCCTCCTGAACTGAGCGGTGATATCGTGGACCGCGGAGTCATCCTGACAGGCGGAGGGGCACTGCTGAACGGTATGCAGGATTGGCTTAGCAAGGAAATTGTCGTTCCTGTCCACCTTGCACCCAATCCGCTCGAATCTGTTGCAATCGGAACAGGGCGGTCACTTTCTGTCATTCATAAACTTCAAAAAGCTGCCAAATAA
- a CDS encoding VanZ family protein, protein MVKKQLKTVAAGILIVYLAFLLKLVLFKQISLANSPEHFAGLSQDLIRQNLVYSNVVPLSTVKRYLMVAQSRPGLSVPNLLGNLAGFIPFGLLIPVLFKKMRKFWYMLLFSLLFSLTLEFIQLSLALGVFDVDDLLLNTLGGGIGFILFRFMMKMGRSR, encoded by the coding sequence ATGGTAAAAAAGCAGCTGAAAACAGTTGCAGCGGGAATCCTGATTGTTTATTTGGCCTTTCTGCTGAAACTCGTATTGTTTAAACAAATATCACTTGCCAATTCTCCTGAACATTTTGCAGGATTGAGCCAGGATTTAATCCGGCAAAATTTAGTTTACAGCAATGTCGTTCCCCTTTCGACAGTCAAACGTTACCTTATGGTTGCCCAAAGCAGACCGGGATTGAGCGTACCTAATCTTCTTGGCAACCTTGCCGGGTTTATTCCTTTTGGCTTGCTCATCCCTGTTTTATTTAAAAAAATGAGAAAGTTCTGGTACATGCTTTTATTCTCGCTGCTATTCAGTCTGACCCTAGAGTTTATACAGCTTTCGCTTGCTCTGGGAGTGTTCGATGTCGATGATCTTCTATTAAATACGCTAGGCGGAGGAATTGGATTCATTCTATTCCGGTTCATGATGAAAATGGGGCGGTCCAGATAA
- a CDS encoding zinc-dependent alcohol dehydrogenase: MRAVTYQGSEKIEVKQVNDPVIQEKSDMIVKITSTAICGSDLHLYQGNMPINKDYVIGHEPMGIVEEVGSGVSSVKKGDRVVIPFNIGCGTCFYCSNHMESQCDNSNPHGDQGGLFGFTEMFGGHPGGQAEYLRVPFADFTSFVVPESCEREDEDLLFMSDVLPTAYWSVENAGVKAGDTVIVLGCGPVGLMAQKFAAMAGAERVIAVDHLDYRLNKAKKMNGVETFDFTSTKDAGSYLHEFTKGGADVVIDCVGMDGKMSAMEKVGQKLNLHGGSLGPIRIASEAVRKFGTIQLTGVYGDSYNEFPLGDIFSRNITIKTGQAPVIHYMPRLFDMIQSNQLTPSEIVSHKISLDDAAHAYNIFNEHEDECVKVVLKP, translated from the coding sequence ATGAGGGCCGTGACCTACCAAGGCAGTGAAAAGATTGAGGTTAAACAAGTAAATGATCCCGTGATTCAGGAAAAAAGCGATATGATTGTTAAAATTACGTCAACCGCCATTTGCGGATCCGATCTTCATCTCTATCAGGGGAATATGCCTATTAATAAGGATTACGTGATCGGACATGAACCTATGGGAATTGTGGAGGAAGTCGGTTCGGGTGTTAGCAGCGTAAAAAAAGGAGACCGGGTAGTAATCCCGTTCAACATCGGCTGCGGAACATGCTTTTACTGCAGCAACCATATGGAAAGCCAGTGCGATAATTCCAATCCGCACGGAGATCAGGGAGGTTTATTCGGTTTCACTGAAATGTTCGGCGGTCATCCAGGCGGACAGGCCGAGTACCTCCGCGTACCGTTTGCCGATTTTACGTCATTCGTCGTTCCGGAATCTTGCGAACGGGAGGATGAGGATCTTCTCTTTATGTCAGATGTCCTCCCCACTGCCTACTGGAGTGTAGAAAACGCGGGAGTTAAAGCAGGCGATACAGTAATTGTCCTGGGCTGCGGGCCGGTCGGTCTTATGGCACAGAAATTTGCAGCAATGGCCGGGGCTGAACGGGTCATCGCTGTCGATCATCTTGATTACAGACTGAATAAAGCGAAAAAAATGAACGGCGTTGAAACCTTTGATTTTACAAGCACAAAAGATGCCGGATCCTATCTGCATGAATTTACGAAAGGCGGAGCAGATGTTGTGATTGATTGTGTCGGGATGGATGGCAAAATGTCAGCGATGGAAAAAGTGGGACAAAAGCTGAATCTCCATGGAGGAAGCCTCGGCCCTATCCGCATCGCATCAGAAGCCGTAAGAAAATTTGGAACGATTCAGCTTACAGGAGTATATGGCGACTCGTATAACGAATTTCCTCTTGGCGATATTTTTTCAAGAAATATTACCATTAAAACCGGACAGGCACCTGTCATCCATTATATGCCCAGATTGTTTGACATGATTCAGTCCAACCAGCTTACACCATCCGAAATTGTATCCCACAAAATTTCACTTGATGATGCGGCACATGCTTATAATATATTTAATGAACACGAAGATGAGTGCGTAAAAGTTGTGTTGAAACCATAA
- a CDS encoding aldose epimerase family protein encodes MDAVKKLFGHVNDREVYAYTLKNDHGMEITCIEYGCAILSIKVPDRSGQIENVVMGCSSLEDYLHKVPYFGAVVGRVGGRIAKGDLPVGGQHFRIAANQEGNHLHGGKKGFSHRIWSSEAFKSEHEARIEFTYFSPDGEEGYPGNLTVKVTYVLTNDNELVLSYEGEADQDTVLNMTNHTYFNLSGGMKDSVREHTLVLPSSRFLELDQESLPTGEALKTEGTVFDFRHGRMLQEGLDSTHEQIAIAGGGYDHPFLLDEGNVMTLYDEKSGRFLEAETNQPAVIVYTGNSMDSDIILQEGISAGKHMAVCLETQFPPDAVHHPSFPSIELAKGEKYHHYTKWSFSVK; translated from the coding sequence ATGGACGCTGTCAAGAAGTTATTCGGTCACGTAAATGACCGGGAAGTATATGCCTATACACTGAAAAATGATCATGGGATGGAAATAACGTGCATCGAGTACGGATGTGCAATCTTAAGCATCAAGGTCCCGGACCGTAGCGGGCAGATCGAAAATGTCGTAATGGGCTGCAGCAGCCTTGAAGATTATTTACATAAGGTTCCCTATTTTGGTGCCGTTGTCGGAAGAGTGGGGGGGAGAATTGCAAAAGGAGACCTGCCGGTTGGCGGCCAGCATTTCCGCATTGCCGCTAATCAGGAAGGGAACCATCTTCATGGCGGCAAAAAGGGTTTTTCCCATCGGATATGGTCATCTGAAGCATTTAAATCAGAGCATGAAGCAAGGATTGAATTTACTTATTTCAGCCCGGATGGGGAAGAAGGATACCCGGGAAACCTGACGGTAAAGGTTACATACGTTCTGACAAATGATAATGAGCTTGTCCTATCATACGAAGGCGAGGCAGATCAGGATACGGTGCTCAACATGACAAACCATACGTATTTTAATCTGAGCGGAGGAATGAAAGATTCCGTACGGGAACATACACTGGTGCTTCCAAGCAGCCGTTTCCTGGAACTCGATCAGGAGTCGCTGCCGACTGGCGAAGCTTTAAAGACGGAAGGAACAGTATTCGATTTCAGGCATGGCAGAATGCTGCAGGAAGGCCTTGATTCAACGCATGAACAGATTGCCATTGCAGGCGGAGGCTATGATCATCCCTTTCTTCTTGATGAAGGAAATGTCATGACTCTTTATGATGAAAAAAGCGGCCGTTTTCTTGAAGCGGAGACAAATCAGCCTGCTGTCATTGTTTATACGGGCAATTCAATGGACAGTGATATTATCCTTCAGGAGGGAATCAGCGCAGGAAAACATATGGCTGTCTGCCTGGAAACCCAGTTTCCCCCGGACGCGGTCCATCACCCCTCCTTTCCTTCTATCGAACTCGCAAAAGGAGAAAAATATCACCATTATACGAAATGGTCGTTTTCCGTAAAATAG
- the egtB gene encoding ergothioneine biosynthesis protein EgtB has protein sequence MLLQNDQKQLLQRFKEVRYLSEQLTEPLEAEDFVIQGMPDASPPKWHLAHTTWFFERFILKDHMPDYKELNPQFDYLFNSYYETIGPFHPRNQRGLLTRPTASEVFSYRHYVNEHIEKLLGDLPADKTEWVQDLLEIGLQHEQQHQELLLTDIKFNFAQNPLLPVYSEATESSEGSSTNPEMIYIEGGLAEIGHSGQDFCFDNESPRHKVYLESFRLSSHPVTNAEFLAFMEDGGYEKPEYWLSDGWARVKKEEWHSPMYWFKAEDGWNTFTLGGQKKVNGNEPVCHVSFYEADAYARWAGKRLPTEAEWEHALEHTACEGNFVENRNFHPRPSKAGKDGFQQAYGDVWEWTASPYSPYPGSKPLEGALGEYNAKFMCNQMVLRGGSCATSSSHIRSSYRNFFQPEKRWQFSGFRLAEDAK, from the coding sequence ATGCTGCTTCAAAATGATCAGAAACAATTGCTCCAGCGGTTTAAAGAAGTGCGCTATTTATCAGAACAACTGACTGAACCTCTTGAAGCGGAAGACTTTGTTATCCAGGGGATGCCGGATGCAAGTCCTCCAAAATGGCATTTGGCCCACACAACGTGGTTCTTTGAACGGTTCATTCTTAAGGACCACATGCCGGACTATAAAGAATTGAATCCTCAGTTTGATTACCTGTTTAACTCCTACTATGAAACAATCGGACCCTTTCACCCCCGCAACCAGAGAGGCCTTCTTACAAGGCCGACTGCGAGCGAAGTCTTTTCCTACCGTCATTATGTAAATGAGCATATAGAAAAACTTCTGGGGGATTTGCCAGCGGACAAGACGGAATGGGTGCAGGATCTTCTGGAAATAGGACTTCAGCATGAACAGCAGCACCAGGAATTGCTTTTAACTGATATAAAGTTTAATTTTGCACAAAATCCTTTACTGCCGGTTTATTCAGAAGCAACTGAAAGCTCGGAAGGAAGCAGCACCAATCCTGAGATGATTTATATTGAAGGGGGATTAGCGGAAATCGGGCACAGCGGGCAGGATTTCTGTTTTGACAATGAATCTCCGAGGCACAAAGTCTATCTCGAATCATTCAGGCTTTCTTCCCATCCTGTCACGAACGCGGAATTTTTAGCTTTTATGGAAGATGGCGGCTATGAGAAGCCGGAATACTGGCTGTCTGACGGATGGGCGAGGGTAAAGAAAGAAGAATGGCATTCACCGATGTACTGGTTTAAAGCGGAGGACGGATGGAATACATTCACTCTCGGAGGGCAAAAGAAAGTAAACGGAAATGAGCCGGTCTGCCATGTGAGTTTTTACGAAGCAGATGCGTATGCAAGATGGGCAGGAAAACGTCTCCCTACAGAAGCGGAATGGGAGCATGCTCTCGAACATACTGCCTGCGAAGGGAACTTTGTGGAAAACCGCAATTTTCATCCGAGACCGTCAAAAGCTGGTAAGGACGGCTTTCAGCAGGCTTACGGAGATGTATGGGAATGGACAGCCAGTCCTTATTCTCCGTATCCGGGAAGCAAGCCGCTTGAAGGGGCTCTTGGCGAATACAATGCAAAATTCATGTGCAACCAAATGGTGCTCCGGGGCGGGTCATGTGCAACCTCTTCGTCGCATATCCGTTCTTCGTACCGGAATTTCTTCCAGCCTGAAAAACGCTGGCAGTTCAGTGGATTTCGCCTTGCGGAGGATGCAAAATGA